A stretch of Desulfobacterales bacterium DNA encodes these proteins:
- a CDS encoding dodecin family protein translates to MTDSVYKIVDLVGTSAKSWEDAAKNAVETASKSLRELRIAEVTKLDMKVEKGKVIAYRARVKLSFKYGSDK, encoded by the coding sequence ATGACTGACAGTGTATACAAGATTGTCGATCTGGTAGGAACGAGCGCAAAATCGTGGGAGGACGCCGCAAAGAATGCTGTCGAAACAGCGTCAAAAAGTTTGAGAGAATTGCGGATTGCTGAAGTCACCAAGTTGGATATGAAAGTCGAAAAGGGTAAGGTTATTGCCTACCGCGCCAGAGTAAAACTGTCGTT